The following are encoded together in the Tursiops truncatus isolate mTurTru1 chromosome 10, mTurTru1.mat.Y, whole genome shotgun sequence genome:
- the JARID2 gene encoding protein Jumonji isoform X5 gives MVYFGSSQDEEDVEEEDDETEDVKTATNNASSSCQSTPRKGKAHKHVHNGHVFNGSSRSSREKEPVQKHKSKEATPAKEKHSDPRADGRREQASTSHPPAAPSAGSSARGLPAHHHPPLHRSAQDLRKQVSKVGGVTRMSSLGTSAASAKKMREVRPSPSKTVKYTATVTKGTVTYTKAKRELVKETKPNHHKPSSAVNHTISGKTESSNAKTRKQVLSLGGASKSTGHTVNGLKVSGRLNPKSCTKEGGGRQLREGLRNSKRRLEEAPPGDKPQSPPKKMKGEAGAAEGPGRKAAPAPAEKVPPGGHGKKEVPERSLERNRPKRVSAGKGPPGRQAHGKPDGAPCENRSTSQSEPLPRPHEATAKAEKGAGRAGWAAMDEIPVLRPSAKEFHDPLVYIESVRPQVEKYGMCRVIPPPDWRPECKLNDEMRFVTQIQHIHKLGRRWGPNVQRLACIKKHLRSQGITMDELPLIGGCELDLACFFRLINEMGGMQQVTDLKKWNKLADMLRIPKTAQDRLAKLQEAYCQYLLSYDSLSPEEHRRLEKEVLMEKESLERRKGPLEGHTEQDYNRFHPLPRFEPKNGLINGVAHRNGFRSKLKEVGPAQLKTGRRRLFAQEKEVVKEEDDRGILSDFHKCIYKGRSVSLTTFYRTARNIMNMCFSKEPAPAEIEQEYWRLVEEKDCHVAVHCGKVDTNTHGSGFPVGKSEPFSRHGWNLTVLPNNTGSILRHLGAVPGVTIPWLNIGMVFSTSCWSRDQNHLPYIDYLHTGADCIWYCIPAEEENKLEDVVHTLLQANGTPGLQMLESNVMISPEVLCREGIKVHRTVQQSGQFVVCFPGSFVSKVCCGYSVSETVHFATTQWTSMGFETAKEMKRRHIAKPFSMEKLLYQIAQAEAKKENGPTLSTISALLDELRDTELRQRRQLFEAGLHSSARYGSHEGSSAAPDGKKKPRKWLQLETSERRCQICQHLCYLSMVVQENENVVFCLECALRHVEKQKSCRGLKLMYRYDEQMSEHG, from the exons TTTTCAATGGTTCCAGCAGGTCATCACGGGAGAAGGAACCTGTtcagaaacacaaaagcaaagaGGCCACTCCGGCGAAGGAGAAGCACAGTGATCCCCGGGCCGACGGCCGGAGGGAGCAGGCTTCCACGAGCCACCCCCCAGCGGCCCCCTCCGCGGGCTCCTCTGCCAGGGGGCTCCCcgctcaccaccacccccctctGCATCGGTCGGCTCAGGACTTACGGAAACAG GTTTCTAAGGTCGGCGGAGTCACTCGAATGTCATCTCTGGGTACCAGTGCAGCCAGTGCCAAAAAGATGCGCGAAGTCAGACCTTCACCGTCCAAAACTGTGAAGTACACTGCAACGGTGACGAAGGGGACTGTCACATACACCAAAGCCAAGAGGGAACTGGTCAAGGAAACCAAACCTAATCACCACAAGCCCAGTTCAGCTGTCAACCACACAATCTCAGGGAAAACTGAAAGTAGCAATGCAAAAACCCGAAAACAGGTGCTATCCCTCGGGGGGGCGTCCAAGTCCACCGGGCACACCGTCAATGGCCTCAAGGTCAGTGGCAGGTTGAACCCAAAGTCATGCACTAAGGAGGGCGGGGGGCGGCAGCTGAGGGAGGGTCTGCGGAACTCCAAGCGGAGGCTGGAAGAGGCGCCCCCGGGCGACAAGCCGCAGTCGCCCCCCAAGAAGATGAAGGGGGAGGCGGGTGCTGCGGAGGGTCCCGGCAGGAAGGCGGCCCCGGCCCCCGCGGAGAAGGTGCCGCCTGGCGGCCACGGGAAGAAGGAGGTGCCCGAGCGGAGCCTGGAGAGGAACCGGCCGAAGCGGGTGTCGGCCGGCAAGGGCCCGCCGGGCAGACAAGCACACGGCAAGCCGGACGGCGCCCCCTGTGAAAATCGTTCTACCTCGCAATCGGAGCCCCTGCCCCGGCCGCACGAGGCGACGGCCAAGGCCGAGAAGGGGGCTGGCAGGGCCGGGTGGGCGGCCATGGACGAGATCCCCGTCTTGCGGCCGTCGGCCAAGGAGTTCCACGACCCGCTCGTCTACATCGAGTCGGTGCGCCCTCAGGTGGAGAAGTACGGCATGTGCAGGGTGATCCCGCCCCCGGACTGGCGGCCCGAGTGCAAGCTCAACGACGAGATGCGCTTCGTCACGCAGATCCAGCACATCCACAAGCTGGGTCGGCGCTGGGGCCCCAACGTGCAGCGGCTGGCCTGCATCAAGAAGCACCTCAGATCTCAGGGCATCACCATGGACGAGCTCCCACTCATAG GAGGCTGTGAGCTCGACCTGGCCTGCTTTTTCCGGCTGATTAACGAGATGGGCGGCATGCAGCAAGTGACTGACCTCAAAAAATGGAACAAACTAGCAGACATGCTGCGCATCCCCAAAACCGCCCAGGACCGGCTGGCCAAGCTGCAGGAGGCCTACTGCCAGTACCTGCTCTCCTATGACTCCCTGTCCCCTGAGGAGCACCGGCGCCTGGAGAAGGAGGTGCTGATGGAGAAGGAGAGCCTGGAGAGGCGCAAGGGGCCCCTGGAGGGCCACACGGAGCAGGACTACAACCGCTTCCACCCACTGCCCCGCTTCGAGCCCAAGAACGGGCTCATTAACGGCGTGGCCCACAGGAACGGCTTCCGCAGCAAGCTGAAGGAGGTGGGCCCCGCGCAGCTCAAGACGGGGCGGCGGCGACTCTTTGCTCAGGAAAAGGAGGTGGTGAAGGAGGAGGACGACAGAGGCATCCTCAGCGACTTCCACAAGTGCATATACAAG ggGAGGTCTGTTTCTTTAACGACTTTTTACCGAACAGCAAGAAATATCATGAACATGTGCTTCAGCAAGGAGCCCGCACCAGCTGAAATCGAG CAAGAGTACTGGAGGCTCGTGGAGGAGAAGGACTGCCATGTGGCCGTGCACTGCGGCAAGGTGGACACCAACACCCACGGCAGCGGCTTCCCGGTGGGAAAATCAGAACCGTTTTCAAG ACACGGATGGAACCTCACCGTCCTCCCCAATAACACAGGCTCCATCCTGCGTCACCTTGGTGCTGTGCCTG GAGTGACAATTCCCTGGCTAAATATTGGCATGGTCTTTTCTACCTCATGCTGGTCTCGAGACCAAAACCACCTTCCCTACATTGACTACTTACACACTGGTGCTGACTGCATTTG GTATTGCATTCCTGCTGAGGAGGAGAACAAGCTCGAGGACGTGGTGCACACCCTGCTGCAAGCCAACGGCACCCCCGGCCTGCAGATGCTCGAGAGCAACGTCATG ATCTCCCCGGAGGTGCTGTGCAGGGAGGGGATCAAGGTGCACAGGACGGTGCAGCAGAGCGGCCAGTTTGTCGTCTGCTTCCCGGGATCCTTTGTGTCCAAAGTGTGTTGCGGCTACAGCGTCTCTGAGACCGTGCACTTCGCCACCACCCAGTGGACGAGTATGGGCTTCGAGACAGCCAAG GAGATGAAGCGTCGCCACATAGCTAAGCCATTCTCCATGGAGAAGTTACTCTACCAGATCGCACAAGCGGAAGCGAAAAAGGAAAACGGTCCCACTCTCAGTACCATCTCAGCCCTTTTGGATGAGCTCAG GGACACGGAGCTGCGGCAGCGGCGGCAGCTGTTCGAGGCCGGCCTCCATTCCTCCGCCCGCTACGGCAGCCACGAGGGCAGCAGTGCCGCGCCCGACGGGAAGAAAAAGCCTCGGAAGTGGCTGCAGCTGGAGACCTCGGAGAGGAGGTGTCAGATCTGTCAGCACCTGTGCTACCTGTCCATG GTCGTGCAGGAGAACGAGAATGTGGTCTTCTGCCTGGAGTGTGCCCTGCGCCACGTGGAGAAGCAGAAGTCCTGCCGCGGCCTGAAGCTCATGTACCGCTACGACGAG CAAATGTCAGAACACGGTTAA
- the JARID2 gene encoding protein Jumonji isoform X4 has protein sequence MVYFGSSQDEEDVEEEDDETEDVKTATNNASSSCQSTPRKGKAHKHVHNGHVFNGSSRSSREKEPVQKHKSKEATPAKEKHSDPRADGRREQASTSHPPAAPSAGSSARGLPAHHHPPLHRSAQDLRKQVSKVGGVTRMSSLGTSAASAKKMREVRPSPSKTVKYTATVTKGTVTYTKAKRELVKETKPNHHKPSSAVNHTISGKTESSNAKTRKQVLSLGGASKSTGHTVNGLKVSGRLNPKSCTKEGGGRQLREGLRNSKRRLEEAPPGDKPQSPPKKMKGEAGAAEGPGRKAAPAPAEKVPPGGHGKKEVPERSLERNRPKRVSAGKGPPGRQAHGKPDGAPCENRSTSQSEPLPRPHEATAKAEKGAGRAGWAAMDEIPVLRPSAKEFHDPLVYIESVRPQVEKYGMCRVIPPPDWRPECKLNDEMRFVTQIQHIHKLGRRWGPNVQRLACIKKHLRSQGITMDELPLIGGCELDLACFFRLINEMGGMQQVTDLKKWNKLADMLRIPKTAQDRLAKLQEAYCQYLLSYDSLSPEEHRRLEKEVLMEKESLERRKGPLEGHTEQDYNRFHPLPRFEPKNGLINGVAHRNGFRSKLKEVGPAQLKTGRRRLFAQEKEVVKEEDDRGILSDFHKCIYKGRSVSLTTFYRTARNIMNMCFSKEPAPAEIEQEYWRLVEEKDCHVAVHCGKVDTNTHGSGFPVGKSEPFSRHGWNLTVLPNNTGSILRHLGAVPGVTIPWLNIGMVFSTSCWSRDQNHLPYIDYLHTGADCIWYCIPAEEENKLEDVVHTLLQANGTPGLQMLESNVMISPEVLCREGIKVHRTVQQSGQFVVCFPGSFVSKVCCGYSVSETVHFATTQWTSMGFETAKEMKRRHIAKPFSMEKLLYQIAQAEAKKENGPTLSTISALLDELRDTELRQRRQLFEAGLHSSARYGSHEGSSAAPDGKKKPRKWLQLETSERRCQICQHLCYLSMVVQENENVVFCLECALRHVEKQKSCRGLKLMYRYDEEQIISLVNQICGKVSGKNGSIENCLGKPTPKRGPRKRATVDVPPSRLAAASSS, from the exons TTTTCAATGGTTCCAGCAGGTCATCACGGGAGAAGGAACCTGTtcagaaacacaaaagcaaagaGGCCACTCCGGCGAAGGAGAAGCACAGTGATCCCCGGGCCGACGGCCGGAGGGAGCAGGCTTCCACGAGCCACCCCCCAGCGGCCCCCTCCGCGGGCTCCTCTGCCAGGGGGCTCCCcgctcaccaccacccccctctGCATCGGTCGGCTCAGGACTTACGGAAACAG GTTTCTAAGGTCGGCGGAGTCACTCGAATGTCATCTCTGGGTACCAGTGCAGCCAGTGCCAAAAAGATGCGCGAAGTCAGACCTTCACCGTCCAAAACTGTGAAGTACACTGCAACGGTGACGAAGGGGACTGTCACATACACCAAAGCCAAGAGGGAACTGGTCAAGGAAACCAAACCTAATCACCACAAGCCCAGTTCAGCTGTCAACCACACAATCTCAGGGAAAACTGAAAGTAGCAATGCAAAAACCCGAAAACAGGTGCTATCCCTCGGGGGGGCGTCCAAGTCCACCGGGCACACCGTCAATGGCCTCAAGGTCAGTGGCAGGTTGAACCCAAAGTCATGCACTAAGGAGGGCGGGGGGCGGCAGCTGAGGGAGGGTCTGCGGAACTCCAAGCGGAGGCTGGAAGAGGCGCCCCCGGGCGACAAGCCGCAGTCGCCCCCCAAGAAGATGAAGGGGGAGGCGGGTGCTGCGGAGGGTCCCGGCAGGAAGGCGGCCCCGGCCCCCGCGGAGAAGGTGCCGCCTGGCGGCCACGGGAAGAAGGAGGTGCCCGAGCGGAGCCTGGAGAGGAACCGGCCGAAGCGGGTGTCGGCCGGCAAGGGCCCGCCGGGCAGACAAGCACACGGCAAGCCGGACGGCGCCCCCTGTGAAAATCGTTCTACCTCGCAATCGGAGCCCCTGCCCCGGCCGCACGAGGCGACGGCCAAGGCCGAGAAGGGGGCTGGCAGGGCCGGGTGGGCGGCCATGGACGAGATCCCCGTCTTGCGGCCGTCGGCCAAGGAGTTCCACGACCCGCTCGTCTACATCGAGTCGGTGCGCCCTCAGGTGGAGAAGTACGGCATGTGCAGGGTGATCCCGCCCCCGGACTGGCGGCCCGAGTGCAAGCTCAACGACGAGATGCGCTTCGTCACGCAGATCCAGCACATCCACAAGCTGGGTCGGCGCTGGGGCCCCAACGTGCAGCGGCTGGCCTGCATCAAGAAGCACCTCAGATCTCAGGGCATCACCATGGACGAGCTCCCACTCATAG GAGGCTGTGAGCTCGACCTGGCCTGCTTTTTCCGGCTGATTAACGAGATGGGCGGCATGCAGCAAGTGACTGACCTCAAAAAATGGAACAAACTAGCAGACATGCTGCGCATCCCCAAAACCGCCCAGGACCGGCTGGCCAAGCTGCAGGAGGCCTACTGCCAGTACCTGCTCTCCTATGACTCCCTGTCCCCTGAGGAGCACCGGCGCCTGGAGAAGGAGGTGCTGATGGAGAAGGAGAGCCTGGAGAGGCGCAAGGGGCCCCTGGAGGGCCACACGGAGCAGGACTACAACCGCTTCCACCCACTGCCCCGCTTCGAGCCCAAGAACGGGCTCATTAACGGCGTGGCCCACAGGAACGGCTTCCGCAGCAAGCTGAAGGAGGTGGGCCCCGCGCAGCTCAAGACGGGGCGGCGGCGACTCTTTGCTCAGGAAAAGGAGGTGGTGAAGGAGGAGGACGACAGAGGCATCCTCAGCGACTTCCACAAGTGCATATACAAG ggGAGGTCTGTTTCTTTAACGACTTTTTACCGAACAGCAAGAAATATCATGAACATGTGCTTCAGCAAGGAGCCCGCACCAGCTGAAATCGAG CAAGAGTACTGGAGGCTCGTGGAGGAGAAGGACTGCCATGTGGCCGTGCACTGCGGCAAGGTGGACACCAACACCCACGGCAGCGGCTTCCCGGTGGGAAAATCAGAACCGTTTTCAAG ACACGGATGGAACCTCACCGTCCTCCCCAATAACACAGGCTCCATCCTGCGTCACCTTGGTGCTGTGCCTG GAGTGACAATTCCCTGGCTAAATATTGGCATGGTCTTTTCTACCTCATGCTGGTCTCGAGACCAAAACCACCTTCCCTACATTGACTACTTACACACTGGTGCTGACTGCATTTG GTATTGCATTCCTGCTGAGGAGGAGAACAAGCTCGAGGACGTGGTGCACACCCTGCTGCAAGCCAACGGCACCCCCGGCCTGCAGATGCTCGAGAGCAACGTCATG ATCTCCCCGGAGGTGCTGTGCAGGGAGGGGATCAAGGTGCACAGGACGGTGCAGCAGAGCGGCCAGTTTGTCGTCTGCTTCCCGGGATCCTTTGTGTCCAAAGTGTGTTGCGGCTACAGCGTCTCTGAGACCGTGCACTTCGCCACCACCCAGTGGACGAGTATGGGCTTCGAGACAGCCAAG GAGATGAAGCGTCGCCACATAGCTAAGCCATTCTCCATGGAGAAGTTACTCTACCAGATCGCACAAGCGGAAGCGAAAAAGGAAAACGGTCCCACTCTCAGTACCATCTCAGCCCTTTTGGATGAGCTCAG GGACACGGAGCTGCGGCAGCGGCGGCAGCTGTTCGAGGCCGGCCTCCATTCCTCCGCCCGCTACGGCAGCCACGAGGGCAGCAGTGCCGCGCCCGACGGGAAGAAAAAGCCTCGGAAGTGGCTGCAGCTGGAGACCTCGGAGAGGAGGTGTCAGATCTGTCAGCACCTGTGCTACCTGTCCATG GTCGTGCAGGAGAACGAGAATGTGGTCTTCTGCCTGGAGTGTGCCCTGCGCCACGTGGAGAAGCAGAAGTCCTGCCGCGGCCTGAAGCTCATGTACCGCTACGACGAG GAACAAATTATCAGCCTGGTCAATCAGATCTGTGGCAAGGTATCTGGTAAAAACGGCAGCATTGAGAACTGTCTCGGTAAACCCACACCAAAAAGAGGGCCCCGCAAGAGAGCGACGGTGGACGTGCCGCCCTCCCGGCTCGCCGCTGCCTCCTCCTCGTGA
- the JARID2 gene encoding protein Jumonji isoform X6, which translates to MRRTMHPKCPQLATMLVLQILKKGRRGKGSPALPNSMVYFGSSQDEEDVEEEDDETEDVKTATNNASSSCQSTPRKGKAHKHVHNGHVFNGSSRSSREKEPVQKHKSKEATPAKEKHSDPRADGRREQASTSHPPAAPSAGSSARGLPAHHHPPLHRSAQDLRKQVSKVGGVTRMSSLGTSAASAKKMREVRPSPSKTVKYTATVTKGTVTYTKAKRELVKETKPNHHKPSSAVNHTISGKTESSNAKTRKQVLSLGGASKSTGHTVNGLKVSGRLNPKSCTKEGGGRQLREGLRNSKRRLEEAPPGDKPQSPPKKMKGEAGAAEGPGRKAAPAPAEKVPPGGHGKKEVPERSLERNRPKRVSAGKGPPGRQAHGKPDGAPCENRSTSQSEPLPRPHEATAKAEKGAGRAGWAAMDEIPVLRPSAKEFHDPLVYIESVRPQVEKYGMCRVIPPPDWRPECKLNDEMRFVTQIQHIHKLGRRWGPNVQRLACIKKHLRSQGITMDELPLIGGCELDLACFFRLINEMGGMQQVTDLKKWNKLADMLRIPKTAQDRLAKLQEAYCQYLLSYDSLSPEEHRRLEKEVLMEKESLERRKGPLEGHTEQDYNRFHPLPRFEPKNGLINGVAHRNGFRSKLKEVGPAQLKTGRRRLFAQEKEVVKEEDDRGILSDFHKCIYKGRSVSLTTFYRTARNIMNMCFSKEPAPAEIEQEYWRLVEEKDCHVAVHCGKVDTNTHGSGFPVGKSEPFSRHGWNLTVLPNNTGSILRHLGAVPGVTIPWLNIGMVFSTSCWSRDQNHLPYIDYLHTGADCIWYCIPAEEENKLEDVVHTLLQANGTPGLQMLESNVMISPEVLCREGIKVHRTVQQSGQFVVCFPGSFVSKVCCGYSVSETVHFATTQWTSMGFETAKEMKRRHIAKPFSMEKLLYQIAQAEAKKENGPTLSTISALLDELRDTELRQRRQLFEAGLHSSARYGSHEGSSAAPDGKKKPRKWLQLETSERRCQICQHLCYLSMVVQENENVVFCLECALRHVEKQKSCRGLKLMYRYDEVSASRGGSGPLPAWSMSQLVVTACSRPGSRCLLAGRCLTWWEGSSLRQGGGVGRSGSSSTGLERPGAEAAGTFVLVRALSCPSEPVRSALSSAFPPGLGASVRKEFGFRAWLPHCLEGTVPSSPVGAQNRPRPKSAGPSQGSPSLQAEGRFGGLAAASIWSLCPQSSPGLGLRSLPGPSPAGPGPLGHKVPIAVPVCPCRCPSPAAASGSAVGLRVVNFRACGHLLSYGQHPCPCPYPGASADTEPFTVCS; encoded by the exons TTTTCAATGGTTCCAGCAGGTCATCACGGGAGAAGGAACCTGTtcagaaacacaaaagcaaagaGGCCACTCCGGCGAAGGAGAAGCACAGTGATCCCCGGGCCGACGGCCGGAGGGAGCAGGCTTCCACGAGCCACCCCCCAGCGGCCCCCTCCGCGGGCTCCTCTGCCAGGGGGCTCCCcgctcaccaccacccccctctGCATCGGTCGGCTCAGGACTTACGGAAACAG GTTTCTAAGGTCGGCGGAGTCACTCGAATGTCATCTCTGGGTACCAGTGCAGCCAGTGCCAAAAAGATGCGCGAAGTCAGACCTTCACCGTCCAAAACTGTGAAGTACACTGCAACGGTGACGAAGGGGACTGTCACATACACCAAAGCCAAGAGGGAACTGGTCAAGGAAACCAAACCTAATCACCACAAGCCCAGTTCAGCTGTCAACCACACAATCTCAGGGAAAACTGAAAGTAGCAATGCAAAAACCCGAAAACAGGTGCTATCCCTCGGGGGGGCGTCCAAGTCCACCGGGCACACCGTCAATGGCCTCAAGGTCAGTGGCAGGTTGAACCCAAAGTCATGCACTAAGGAGGGCGGGGGGCGGCAGCTGAGGGAGGGTCTGCGGAACTCCAAGCGGAGGCTGGAAGAGGCGCCCCCGGGCGACAAGCCGCAGTCGCCCCCCAAGAAGATGAAGGGGGAGGCGGGTGCTGCGGAGGGTCCCGGCAGGAAGGCGGCCCCGGCCCCCGCGGAGAAGGTGCCGCCTGGCGGCCACGGGAAGAAGGAGGTGCCCGAGCGGAGCCTGGAGAGGAACCGGCCGAAGCGGGTGTCGGCCGGCAAGGGCCCGCCGGGCAGACAAGCACACGGCAAGCCGGACGGCGCCCCCTGTGAAAATCGTTCTACCTCGCAATCGGAGCCCCTGCCCCGGCCGCACGAGGCGACGGCCAAGGCCGAGAAGGGGGCTGGCAGGGCCGGGTGGGCGGCCATGGACGAGATCCCCGTCTTGCGGCCGTCGGCCAAGGAGTTCCACGACCCGCTCGTCTACATCGAGTCGGTGCGCCCTCAGGTGGAGAAGTACGGCATGTGCAGGGTGATCCCGCCCCCGGACTGGCGGCCCGAGTGCAAGCTCAACGACGAGATGCGCTTCGTCACGCAGATCCAGCACATCCACAAGCTGGGTCGGCGCTGGGGCCCCAACGTGCAGCGGCTGGCCTGCATCAAGAAGCACCTCAGATCTCAGGGCATCACCATGGACGAGCTCCCACTCATAG GAGGCTGTGAGCTCGACCTGGCCTGCTTTTTCCGGCTGATTAACGAGATGGGCGGCATGCAGCAAGTGACTGACCTCAAAAAATGGAACAAACTAGCAGACATGCTGCGCATCCCCAAAACCGCCCAGGACCGGCTGGCCAAGCTGCAGGAGGCCTACTGCCAGTACCTGCTCTCCTATGACTCCCTGTCCCCTGAGGAGCACCGGCGCCTGGAGAAGGAGGTGCTGATGGAGAAGGAGAGCCTGGAGAGGCGCAAGGGGCCCCTGGAGGGCCACACGGAGCAGGACTACAACCGCTTCCACCCACTGCCCCGCTTCGAGCCCAAGAACGGGCTCATTAACGGCGTGGCCCACAGGAACGGCTTCCGCAGCAAGCTGAAGGAGGTGGGCCCCGCGCAGCTCAAGACGGGGCGGCGGCGACTCTTTGCTCAGGAAAAGGAGGTGGTGAAGGAGGAGGACGACAGAGGCATCCTCAGCGACTTCCACAAGTGCATATACAAG ggGAGGTCTGTTTCTTTAACGACTTTTTACCGAACAGCAAGAAATATCATGAACATGTGCTTCAGCAAGGAGCCCGCACCAGCTGAAATCGAG CAAGAGTACTGGAGGCTCGTGGAGGAGAAGGACTGCCATGTGGCCGTGCACTGCGGCAAGGTGGACACCAACACCCACGGCAGCGGCTTCCCGGTGGGAAAATCAGAACCGTTTTCAAG ACACGGATGGAACCTCACCGTCCTCCCCAATAACACAGGCTCCATCCTGCGTCACCTTGGTGCTGTGCCTG GAGTGACAATTCCCTGGCTAAATATTGGCATGGTCTTTTCTACCTCATGCTGGTCTCGAGACCAAAACCACCTTCCCTACATTGACTACTTACACACTGGTGCTGACTGCATTTG GTATTGCATTCCTGCTGAGGAGGAGAACAAGCTCGAGGACGTGGTGCACACCCTGCTGCAAGCCAACGGCACCCCCGGCCTGCAGATGCTCGAGAGCAACGTCATG ATCTCCCCGGAGGTGCTGTGCAGGGAGGGGATCAAGGTGCACAGGACGGTGCAGCAGAGCGGCCAGTTTGTCGTCTGCTTCCCGGGATCCTTTGTGTCCAAAGTGTGTTGCGGCTACAGCGTCTCTGAGACCGTGCACTTCGCCACCACCCAGTGGACGAGTATGGGCTTCGAGACAGCCAAG GAGATGAAGCGTCGCCACATAGCTAAGCCATTCTCCATGGAGAAGTTACTCTACCAGATCGCACAAGCGGAAGCGAAAAAGGAAAACGGTCCCACTCTCAGTACCATCTCAGCCCTTTTGGATGAGCTCAG GGACACGGAGCTGCGGCAGCGGCGGCAGCTGTTCGAGGCCGGCCTCCATTCCTCCGCCCGCTACGGCAGCCACGAGGGCAGCAGTGCCGCGCCCGACGGGAAGAAAAAGCCTCGGAAGTGGCTGCAGCTGGAGACCTCGGAGAGGAGGTGTCAGATCTGTCAGCACCTGTGCTACCTGTCCATG GTCGTGCAGGAGAACGAGAATGTGGTCTTCTGCCTGGAGTGTGCCCTGCGCCACGTGGAGAAGCAGAAGTCCTGCCGCGGCCTGAAGCTCATGTACCGCTACGACGAGGTCAGTGCCTCGCGGGGTGGCAGCGGTCCCCTGCCCGCGTGGTCCATGTCACAGCTCGTCGTGACCGCGTGCAGCCGGCCTGGTTCCAGGTGCCTTCTGGCCGGACGGTGCCTGACGTGGTGGGAAGGTAGCTCCTTGCGCCAAGGTGGGGGAGTGGGCAGGTCCGGCTCGAGTTCCACTGGCCTGGAGAGACCAGGAGCTGAGGCTGCAGGGACTTTTGTCCTTGTCCGCGCTTTGTCGTGCCCGAGCGAGCCTGTCCGCAGCGCGCTCAGCTCTGCTTTCCCTCCTGGCCTCGGTGCCTCGGTTCGTAAAGAGTTCGGTTTCAGGGCGTGGCTGCCCCACTGTCTGGAGGGGACTGTGCCTTCATCTCCAGTCGGGGCCCAGAACAGACCGAGACCGAAATCGGCAGGGCCAAGCCAGGgctccccttccctccaggccGAGGGCCGCTTCGGGGGCCTTGCGGCTGCGTCCATCTGGTCTCTGTGTCCTCAGAGCAGCCCGGGACTCGGCCTGAGGAGCCTTCCTGGCCCCAGCCCCGCGGGGCCGGGGCCTCTGGGACACAAAGTGCCGATCGCCGTGCCCGTCTGCCCGTGTCGGTGTCCCTCCCCCGCAGCTGCCAGCGGTTCTGCTGTGGGTCTGCGCGTGGTGAACTTCAGAGCCTGCGGCCACTTGCTGAGCTATGGGCAGCACCCGTGCCCTTGTCCTTACCCCGGGGCCTCGGCAGACACGGAGCCTTTCACTGTTTGCTCCTGA